TCGCGCACCCACGAAGAACGGCGCGGTCCAGACACCGGACCGGAAGCCCTCGTCGTGGATCCGAGCGAAGGCTCCGGGGACGGAGGCGAACCGGTCCGACGGCGTCAACCAGTCACCGATCTCGGCTTGGTACCCGTCGTCGATCTGGATGACGTCGATCGGCAGGTCGAGGTCCTTCACCGCCTTGACGTTCTCGTCGATGTCGGACTCGGCCACCTGCGTGAAGTAGTGGTACCAGCTACACCACACCGTCGGGGCGGCGGGCACGTCGCCGACCCTGGCCTCGTTCGCCACCCTGTCTGCCCAGCGGGCCAACGCGCCGTCGACGCCGTCGGGCCCGTGGTCGACGGTCACGTCCACCGGAGCGTCGGCGCTGACCACCACCCGGTCCTCCCGGAGCTCTGCCCGGATCTCGGGAACGACGTTGCGGGGGTCGCGACCTGCGATCACCGTCACCGGCCCGAACACGTGGTGCTGGACGGCCATGACACCGTGACTGCGGAACACACCCGGGTCCATCTCCCGATCACCGCGGTAGCACAGCCGGTGGAGGTTCTCGGTCGTGGCCCGAGGCGGCCGCTGATCAACCCGGTAGCTGTCGGAGGGCGACCACGATTGCCAGCCCTGCTCGGCGACGAGCGCCTGCGTCGGGTCGACGTCGACGTCGACAACATCGTGGAAGGAGTGGTGCATGCGGAGGCAACCTCTTCGAGCAGTTCGGTCTAGGCCGGATCGTGGATCGCGGCACCCGGCATGGGCGCCGCCAGGACGTGTCGTGGTGCGGTGAAGCCATGCCGGTCGAACGCGGCCTCGACGGCGCTCACCACGGCCTCGGCGCGGTCGGTGTCGATCAATGCGATCACACACCCGCCGAACCCGCCGCCGGTCATGCGGGCTCCGAAGACCCCGGCCGCGAGGGCGGTTTCGACGGCGACATCGACCTCGGGCACGGTGATCTCGAAGTCATCACGCATCGAGGTGTGGGAGGCCGTCAGGAGGGGACCGGTCAGACGTGGATCGCTGCCCTCCTGCAGGAGGGCGGCAACAGCGAGCACACGATCGTTCTCGGTGATGATGTGGCGCGCGCGGCGGTGCAGCTCGTCGGGGAGCGCGGCGGCGTCGAGCATCGTCATGTCGGCATCGCGCAGGGCAGACACGCCCAGTGCCGTCGCGGCCGCCTCACAGCTCGCTCGGCGTGCGGCGTACTCGCCGTCGGCGTGGGAGTGGCTGGCCATGGAGTCGATGACCAGCAGCGATAGTCCGGCGGCCCCAAGATCCATCGGGATCAGCTCGATCTCGCGGGTTCGGCAGTCCAGCAGCACCAGGTGCTCGGCCGTGGCGCGAAGCGATGCGCTCTGGTCCAGGATGCCGGTCGGGGCGCCCACGTACTCGTTCTCCGCGCGCTGCAGCAGCAGCGTCAGCTGGGCCAGCGCATCCTCCCCGTACTGCTGTGCCAAGGCCTCACCCGCCCCGAGCGCCAGCGCGATGGCGCTCTCGACGGCGGCGGAGGAGGAGAGACCGGCACCGCCCCAGACCTCCGAGCTGACGGCGAGGTCGGCGCCCGGCACGTCGACCCCGGCCTCGCGCAGCGACCAGACGACCCCAGCCGCCAGTGCTGCCCAGCCGTCCACGTCACCGGGCTGCGTGGTGACGTCGAACGTCACCGATCCCTCGTATTGGGCCGAGGTGACGGTGACGACTCCATCGTCTCGCTCCGCGACGGCCGCGACACACCGCTGCTGGATGGCGAAGGGCATGGCGAAGCCGTCGTTGTAGTCGGTGTGCTCGCCGATGAGGTTGACCCGCCCCGGTGCGCTGGCCACGCGATGGGCGGGTCGTCCCAGCAGGTCGCGGGCACGCTGCTCGGTCTCCGGGTTCATCGCGCCGACCCGTTCACGTCCCCAGCCCGCTCACGTCGCCAGTTCCCGCAGTCGCTCCGCAGCCGCCTCAGGTGCGACGTCGTTGATGAAGGCCCCCATGGCGGACTCCGACCCCGCCAGGTACTTGAGCTTGTCCGCGGATCGTCGAATCGAGACGAGCTCGAGGTGAAGGTACCCCAGGTCGCGATCCCGACGGACCGGAGCCTGCACCCACCCGGCGATGTAGGGCAGCGGCGCGTCGTACATGCGGTCCAGTCGGCCCAGGATATCGAGGTAGATGACGGCCAGGTCATCACGCTCGACGTCGGTCAGGCCGGTGAAGTCGGCCACCCGGCGGTTGGGGTAGAGGTGCACCTCCACCGGCCACCGGGCGGCATGCGGGACGAAGGCGGTGAAGCACTCGCTGGTCGCGATGATCCGGCGTCCATCGGCCAGCTCCCCC
The sequence above is a segment of the Euzebya tangerina genome. Coding sequences within it:
- a CDS encoding glycoside hydrolase family 36 protein, producing MHHSFHDVVDVDVDPTQALVAEQGWQSWSPSDSYRVDQRPPRATTENLHRLCYRGDREMDPGVFRSHGVMAVQHHVFGPVTVIAGRDPRNVVPEIRAELREDRVVVSADAPVDVTVDHGPDGVDGALARWADRVANEARVGDVPAAPTVWCSWYHYFTQVAESDIDENVKAVKDLDLPIDVIQIDDGYQAEIGDWLTPSDRFASVPGAFARIHDEGFRSGVWTAPFFVGARSVAFREHPERLVKDAAGRPLVVGHHWDQQIHALDTTHPSSQEWLTEVFEWFNQIGLSYHKIDFVYAAAVEGVRHEDVDGIAAYRQGVQLIRDVIGADRYLLGCGAPQLPSIGLVDAMRVSPDTEPHHLPNGDDMSQPSIHAAMVTGRARAYMHARFWSNDPDCIIARPAIERRHDWAAHIGAFGGLRASSDRLADLDEWGLATTRRLLSEVPTAPFIPT
- the galK gene encoding galactokinase; the protein is MNPETEQRARDLLGRPAHRVASAPGRVNLIGEHTDYNDGFAMPFAIQQRCVAAVAERDDGVVTVTSAQYEGSVTFDVTTQPGDVDGWAALAAGVVWSLREAGVDVPGADLAVSSEVWGGAGLSSSAAVESAIALALGAGEALAQQYGEDALAQLTLLLQRAENEYVGAPTGILDQSASLRATAEHLVLLDCRTREIELIPMDLGAAGLSLLVIDSMASHSHADGEYAARRASCEAAATALGVSALRDADMTMLDAAALPDELHRRARHIITENDRVLAVAALLQEGSDPRLTGPLLTASHTSMRDDFEITVPEVDVAVETALAAGVFGARMTGGGFGGCVIALIDTDRAEAVVSAVEAAFDRHGFTAPRHVLAAPMPGAAIHDPA